One genomic region from Leptolyngbyaceae cyanobacterium JSC-12 encodes:
- a CDS encoding S-adenosylmethionine decarboxylase (IMG reference gene:2510095978~PFAM: S-adenosylmethionine decarboxylase) encodes MDAEFTMTEDLQTEHLQSHHWSAILTASPDTYHWTEADFLARLKHTVKLAGLNAVNEAAFTFQPQGVSAVLLLEESHVAIHFWPEKGKITVDIHICDFYQDNQPKAKKLARLLELELSESPAEWRSLSFTS; translated from the coding sequence ATGGACGCAGAGTTTACGATGACTGAAGACCTCCAAACTGAACACCTCCAATCTCACCACTGGTCAGCCATTCTCACTGCTAGCCCAGATACTTATCATTGGACAGAAGCGGATTTCTTAGCTCGGCTCAAACATACTGTCAAACTGGCTGGGTTAAATGCGGTCAATGAAGCAGCATTTACGTTTCAGCCGCAAGGTGTGTCTGCTGTGTTGCTGCTGGAAGAGTCCCATGTGGCGATTCACTTCTGGCCTGAAAAAGGCAAAATCACTGTGGATATTCATATCTGCGATTTTTACCAAGATAACCAGCCCAAAGCCAAGAAACTGGCTCGCTTATTAGAACTGGAATTGAGTGAAAGCCCAGCTGAGTGGCGTTCGCTCTCCTTCACAAGCTAA
- a CDS encoding hypothetical protein (IMG reference gene:2510095975) — MLSKFFAAAAIAIAAITLTAGFTQQAALVLRQDNQDNHWPRYGTQSSGTYRSGVWVSSPVRSSYGSFRGGGPGTGK; from the coding sequence ATGCTTAGTAAATTTTTTGCGGCGGCTGCGATCGCGATCGCAGCCATTACTCTTACGGCTGGGTTCACTCAACAAGCGGCCCTCGTCTTACGCCAAGACAACCAAGACAACCACTGGCCTCGCTATGGGACCCAATCTTCCGGCACTTACCGCAGCGGTGTCTGGGTTTCTTCCCCAGTGCGTAGCTCTTATGGCAGCTTTCGCGGTGGTGGACCAGGAACTGGTAAATAA
- a CDS encoding lipoate-protein ligase B (IMG reference gene:2510095971~PFAM: Biotin/lipoate A/B protein ligase family~TIGRFAM: lipoate-protein ligase B), protein MGILSAKDFSSDIVNSRRCELYTPGILPYREAWQWQRSLVLERRTNPFLNDVLILLQHPPVYTLGQGADPQFLRFNPTQSSHNVVWVERGGEVTYHCPGQLVGYPILNLAYYQKDLHWYLRQLEEVLIRVLAQYGLTGERVPGLTGVWLEGCKVAAIGIKVSRWITMHGFALNVCPDLSGFQQIVPCGIADKPVGSLEQFVPHIQLTTVQQQVAIAFAQVFKVHLLEKSPKETGGETAAHQGI, encoded by the coding sequence GTGGGGATTTTATCTGCGAAAGATTTTAGTTCTGATATAGTGAACTCCCGACGTTGTGAGCTTTACACTCCTGGCATACTGCCCTATCGAGAAGCATGGCAATGGCAGCGATCGCTCGTGTTAGAACGTCGAACAAATCCGTTTCTTAATGATGTTTTAATCTTATTGCAGCATCCCCCTGTTTATACCTTGGGGCAGGGAGCAGACCCGCAGTTTCTTAGGTTTAATCCCACTCAATCATCGCATAATGTTGTTTGGGTTGAGCGAGGCGGCGAAGTCACTTACCACTGTCCTGGGCAACTGGTGGGGTATCCGATCTTAAACTTGGCATATTACCAAAAAGATTTGCACTGGTATTTGCGCCAACTAGAGGAAGTATTAATCCGTGTTTTAGCGCAGTATGGCTTAACCGGAGAGCGGGTTCCTGGCTTGACTGGTGTTTGGCTAGAGGGGTGCAAAGTTGCAGCAATTGGCATTAAGGTGAGCCGTTGGATTACTATGCATGGGTTTGCACTGAATGTCTGCCCAGATTTGAGTGGGTTTCAGCAGATTGTGCCTTGTGGTATTGCTGATAAGCCTGTGGGCAGTTTAGAGCAGTTTGTTCCGCACATTCAGCTTACGACAGTGCAACAACAGGTTGCGATCGCCTTTGCGCAGGTCTTCAAGGTTCATCTTTTAGAAAAATCTCCAAAAGAGACTGGCGGGGAAACAGCAGCCCATCAAGGCATCTAA
- a CDS encoding protein of unknown function DUF350 (IMG reference gene:2510095973~PFAM: Domain of Unknown Function (DUF350)), which produces MMPFLQKLAETTAWSVVGVVLLFGSLWLFDKLDPIDFRQEIRDGNLAAGVIVAAVVLAIAAIVVTILLTP; this is translated from the coding sequence ATGATGCCTTTTCTGCAAAAACTGGCTGAGACAACGGCTTGGTCTGTGGTAGGGGTTGTGCTGCTGTTTGGCAGTCTCTGGCTATTTGACAAGCTTGATCCAATTGACTTTCGCCAAGAGATCCGAGACGGGAATCTTGCAGCAGGTGTCATTGTGGCAGCCGTTGTGTTGGCGATCGCAGCGATCGTTGTGACAATTTTGCTAACCCCATAG
- a CDS encoding hypothetical protein (IMG reference gene:2510095977), with protein sequence MLMWVWLGIVAIALVGIFIVVQQQRALPHQKSQDTLPSLKRTVFTLQIGDIVQYEGADWVVEGRLTFEDNGYSWFEYLLQDGDMVRWLSVEEDDRVEVFWMEPATNLDISGDPPARITYAGTTYHQVEQGSARMTRIGTTMNKQAQHCRYFDYTAPDGQVLSVENWNGDVEVSVGRRIRPSSLSLLPGDGRRVYDD encoded by the coding sequence ATGTTGATGTGGGTTTGGCTGGGAATTGTGGCGATCGCCCTTGTGGGTATCTTCATTGTGGTTCAGCAGCAGCGTGCCCTGCCACATCAAAAGTCTCAGGACACATTACCTTCCTTAAAACGCACCGTCTTCACCCTGCAAATTGGTGACATTGTGCAATATGAGGGAGCCGATTGGGTTGTCGAAGGTCGGCTCACATTCGAGGACAACGGCTACTCCTGGTTTGAATACCTGTTGCAAGATGGCGATATGGTGCGCTGGCTTTCCGTAGAAGAAGATGATCGCGTGGAAGTTTTTTGGATGGAGCCAGCCACCAATCTGGATATCAGTGGCGACCCCCCAGCCCGCATTACCTATGCTGGAACCACCTATCACCAGGTAGAACAGGGATCTGCCCGGATGACTCGCATCGGCACCACGATGAACAAACAGGCGCAGCACTGCCGATATTTTGACTATACCGCTCCAGATGGGCAGGTTTTATCCGTTGAAAATTGGAATGGCGATGTAGAAGTCAGTGTGGGACGGCGCATTCGTCCGAGTTCACTCTCTCTTCTACCAGGCGATGGACGCAGAGTTTACGATGACTGA
- a CDS encoding putative spermidine synthase with an N-terminal membrane domain (IMG reference gene:2510095976~PFAM: Spermine/spermidine synthase), with protein MDQIVTAEESPKPIHLNQRQRNLLLLTAAASSSCGLAVELLLGTLASYLVGNQALSYGVAVGGFLAAMGLGAYLSRFVATSGSDRDQQRQLQTTFIWIELLIAPLSAFIPLGLFGLFVVDGPFWIALFLATVILGTLAGLELPVLTRLLEQDEGLKDALAGVLALDYVGALLGSLTLPIVLLPLLGMFPAAMVIGSIPAFMVVALAIAFPRLRKWGRVGLILGIGLLILVPLTIPLGDRLENTLYKAPIITRIQSPYQRIVLTRQGSDLRLFLDGDLQFSSYDEYRYHEALVHPAMSASQMLREKTEDRGQKVGGRGDVRWQMFDSELEQPDSSPSSIIHYPSSITATSPSSPPSLSSPSPAFRRVLILGAGDGLALREVLKWQDVKRVVLIDLDKAVVNLAQKHPFLVKANGGAYTDPRVEVIQGDAFIAVPALQELFDVIIADFPDPDRDAIAKLYAQGFYQRVLSRLASNGVLVTQASSPFFAPKAFACVVATLESVGLKTYPYVVDVPSFGLWGFVMATRSPIQQKQMQLPIATRFLDVPTMQHLFHLPKDIQLGNVEINRLSHPVIVRYQTDPRWATYD; from the coding sequence ATGGATCAGATTGTGACGGCTGAAGAATCGCCCAAGCCCATTCATCTGAATCAGCGGCAACGAAATTTATTACTGCTAACAGCGGCCGCCTCTTCAAGCTGTGGGCTAGCAGTGGAGTTACTTCTGGGTACGCTTGCCAGCTATCTGGTAGGGAATCAGGCGCTGTCCTACGGAGTTGCGGTGGGTGGATTTTTAGCAGCAATGGGCTTGGGTGCTTATCTGAGCCGCTTTGTTGCCACTTCTGGCAGCGATCGCGATCAGCAACGGCAGCTACAAACGACCTTTATCTGGATTGAGTTACTGATTGCACCCTTAAGTGCTTTTATTCCCTTAGGATTGTTCGGGTTGTTTGTAGTCGATGGCCCTTTTTGGATTGCCTTATTTTTAGCAACTGTAATCTTAGGGACGTTAGCAGGGCTGGAACTACCTGTCCTAACGCGCTTGCTAGAGCAGGATGAAGGACTAAAAGATGCCCTTGCAGGTGTGTTGGCGTTGGATTATGTGGGGGCGCTGCTTGGTTCACTCACGTTGCCGATTGTATTGTTGCCGCTGTTGGGAATGTTTCCTGCCGCTATGGTGATTGGTTCTATCCCAGCATTCATGGTGGTTGCCCTGGCGATCGCCTTTCCCAGGCTGCGCAAATGGGGGCGTGTTGGGCTAATTCTGGGCATTGGCTTGTTGATATTAGTGCCACTTACCATACCATTGGGCGATCGCCTGGAAAATACCCTTTACAAGGCACCGATTATTACCCGGATTCAATCCCCCTATCAACGGATTGTCCTTACCCGACAAGGCTCAGACCTGCGCCTGTTTCTCGATGGGGATCTGCAATTTTCCAGCTACGACGAGTACCGCTACCACGAAGCACTGGTACATCCAGCGATGAGCGCGAGTCAGATGTTGAGGGAGAAAACAGAAGACAGAGGTCAGAAGGTAGGAGGTAGGGGAGATGTCAGATGGCAAATGTTCGATTCTGAATTGGAGCAACCGGATAGTTCTCCATCATCCATCATCCATTACCCATCATCAATCACCGCGACTTCTCCATCATCCCCCCCTTCCTTATCTTCTCCTAGTCCCGCTTTCCGCCGGGTTCTCATTCTTGGTGCTGGGGATGGGCTTGCTCTGCGCGAGGTGCTGAAGTGGCAGGATGTAAAACGGGTAGTGCTGATTGATTTGGATAAGGCAGTAGTAAATCTGGCACAGAAGCACCCCTTTCTAGTAAAGGCGAATGGAGGAGCGTATACTGATCCACGAGTAGAGGTGATTCAGGGTGATGCGTTTATTGCAGTTCCCGCATTGCAAGAACTGTTTGATGTGATTATTGCGGATTTTCCTGATCCAGACCGGGATGCTATAGCCAAGCTTTATGCTCAGGGGTTTTATCAACGGGTGCTATCTAGATTGGCATCGAATGGTGTGCTAGTGACACAAGCCTCTAGTCCATTTTTTGCGCCAAAAGCGTTTGCTTGCGTTGTAGCAACGTTAGAGTCGGTTGGACTGAAAACATATCCCTATGTGGTAGATGTGCCCAGTTTTGGGTTGTGGGGGTTTGTGATGGCAACGCGATCGCCCATCCAGCAAAAGCAAATGCAACTCCCAATTGCAACTCGCTTTTTAGATGTGCCGACGATGCAACACTTGTTTCACTTGCCGAAAGATATTCAGTTGGGCAATGTAGAGATTAATCGATTGTCGCATCCTGTGATTGTCCGGTATCAAACCGATCCCAGGTGGGCAACCTATGACTAG
- a CDS encoding hypothetical protein (IMG reference gene:2510095980): MAQSNDILEHVERLENDQIDLKLAVSSLLAIVEQHQTYHETSQRDVETSLTEIHSIRADMREMQTEVWGLQTENRRILDILQNWNGEQQ, translated from the coding sequence ATGGCTCAGTCTAACGACATTCTTGAACATGTTGAGCGGCTAGAAAACGACCAAATTGATTTAAAACTAGCAGTCAGTTCCCTGCTAGCAATTGTTGAACAGCATCAGACTTATCACGAAACCAGCCAGCGTGATGTTGAAACAAGCTTGACTGAGATCCACTCAATCCGGGCTGATATGCGAGAAATGCAGACGGAAGTGTGGGGATTGCAAACTGAAAATCGGAGAATCCTCGACATTTTGCAGAACTGGAATGGAGAACAGCAATGA
- a CDS encoding lactoylglutathione lyase-like lyase (IMG reference gene:2510095969) yields the protein MQITRCLHTAILVSDLQQAEHFYGTVLGLSKVDRVLKFPGAWYEIEGYQLHLMVGEVPALYNPEKWGRNRHIAFSVADLDAAKAQLMAHNCPIQASASGRAALFTQDPDGNIIELSQMVEE from the coding sequence ATGCAAATCACTCGCTGTCTACATACTGCTATTTTGGTCTCCGACCTGCAGCAAGCCGAACACTTCTATGGCACCGTTTTAGGTTTGTCAAAAGTTGATCGCGTGCTTAAGTTTCCAGGAGCCTGGTACGAGATAGAAGGATACCAGCTTCATTTGATGGTGGGCGAAGTACCAGCCCTTTACAATCCGGAAAAATGGGGGCGGAATCGTCATATTGCCTTTTCAGTAGCCGACCTGGATGCGGCAAAGGCTCAGCTTATGGCACATAACTGCCCTATCCAAGCCAGTGCGTCTGGTCGTGCAGCTCTCTTCACTCAAGATCCAGATGGCAACATTATTGAGTTAAGCCAGATGGTTGAGGAGTAG
- a CDS encoding SSU ribosomal protein S30P (IMG reference gene:2510095972~PFAM: Sigma 54 modulation protein / S30EA ribosomal protein~TIGRFAM: ribosomal subunit interface protein) — protein sequence MKLVIQGKNIEITDSIREYVNQKIEKAVNHFQTMITEVDVHLSVARNPRINSKQVAEVTIYVNGSVVRAEEGSENLYASIDMVADKISRQLRKYKEKRYDKYHPSVKTAEVLSDQPVVTELPTNRTPELPAQVVRTKYFAMPPMSVQEALEQLELVDHDFYVFRNAETGEINVVYERNHGGYGVIQPRRSNGHHPAEKNGKSAHASNVDMSSIH from the coding sequence ATGAAGCTCGTAATTCAGGGCAAAAACATTGAAATCACCGACTCTATTCGTGAATATGTCAACCAAAAGATTGAGAAAGCGGTTAATCATTTTCAAACCATGATTACGGAAGTGGATGTGCATTTGTCGGTAGCGCGTAATCCCCGAATCAACTCCAAACAAGTGGCTGAAGTCACGATTTATGTCAATGGTTCAGTTGTCCGGGCAGAAGAAGGTAGCGAGAACCTATATGCCAGCATTGATATGGTTGCTGATAAGATTTCTCGCCAATTGCGGAAATACAAAGAAAAGCGCTACGACAAGTACCATCCTTCTGTGAAAACGGCAGAAGTGCTGAGTGATCAACCTGTTGTCACTGAGTTGCCGACCAATCGCACCCCTGAACTCCCAGCCCAAGTTGTGCGAACAAAGTACTTTGCGATGCCACCGATGAGTGTCCAGGAGGCGTTGGAACAGCTAGAACTGGTAGACCACGATTTTTATGTGTTCCGCAATGCCGAAACTGGTGAAATTAATGTAGTGTATGAGCGTAACCACGGTGGCTATGGGGTAATTCAACCGCGCCGTAGCAATGGTCATCATCCCGCTGAGAAGAATGGTAAATCTGCTCACGCCTCCAATGTTGACATGAGTTCTATTCACTAA
- a CDS encoding uncharacterized protein, contains ParB-like nuclease domain (IMG reference gene:2510095981~PFAM: ParB-like nuclease domain) gives MVRVEAIPLNKIRRPLYRQNDQAKVAALMESIREIGQQEPIDVLEVDGEYYGFSGCHRFEACTRLGQETILCRVRRAPRSVLQRHLA, from the coding sequence ATGGTCAGAGTTGAAGCAATCCCTTTAAATAAAATTCGCCGTCCCTTGTATCGCCAAAATGACCAGGCAAAAGTTGCGGCATTGATGGAATCGATTCGGGAAATTGGGCAGCAGGAACCGATTGATGTGCTGGAAGTGGACGGCGAATACTATGGGTTTTCGGGTTGCCACCGGTTTGAAGCCTGCACTCGTTTAGGACAAGAGACGATTCTGTGTCGGGTTCGGCGTGCTCCGCGATCAGTATTACAGAGGCATCTAGCGTAA
- a CDS encoding putative transcriptional regulator (IMG reference gene:2510095979), which produces MVKGSSSVAGSDRTAHLQQLMQRAGFSSFKALSLAANVSEKQIRALRQGKLETVRLKTLVRLSRVLQVTVTDLVEVFAGDELSENKQYSTSRDSQAGNLAQDVAALRQEYNRLLAKQEQQKQELWQEFQQSSLQVLESMLLQLPTAAYAAQHNPQAPAVKLLPLLRPIDILLQQWGVEAIAPVGSEVAYDPQQHQLLEGSAVPGDRVRVRYTGYRQGEKLLYRAKVSLV; this is translated from the coding sequence ATGGTGAAGGGTTCTTCAAGTGTGGCAGGCAGTGATCGCACGGCTCATTTGCAACAGTTGATGCAACGGGCGGGCTTTTCTAGTTTCAAAGCGTTGAGTTTAGCTGCTAATGTCTCAGAAAAGCAAATTCGAGCATTGCGGCAGGGCAAGCTAGAAACAGTGCGGCTTAAGACATTAGTCAGATTAAGTCGAGTGTTGCAGGTGACAGTTACCGACCTGGTGGAGGTGTTTGCAGGCGACGAATTATCCGAGAACAAACAATACTCTACTAGTAGAGATTCCCAAGCCGGGAATCTAGCGCAAGACGTAGCAGCGTTGAGACAGGAATACAATCGTCTGCTGGCAAAGCAGGAACAACAAAAGCAGGAACTCTGGCAGGAGTTTCAGCAATCCAGTTTGCAAGTTTTGGAGTCCATGTTATTGCAGTTACCAACTGCAGCTTATGCCGCTCAACATAATCCTCAAGCTCCAGCGGTAAAGTTGTTGCCGTTGCTACGCCCAATTGATATTTTGCTGCAACAGTGGGGAGTTGAAGCGATCGCACCTGTCGGGTCAGAAGTGGCTTACGATCCGCAACAACATCAACTGCTAGAGGGCAGCGCTGTACCTGGTGATCGCGTGCGAGTGCGGTATACCGGGTATCGGCAGGGTGAAAAGTTGCTGTATCGGGCAAAAGTTAGCCTGGTTTAG
- a CDS encoding hypothetical protein (IMG reference gene:2510095974) — MYAQPQTQTTGRFIDWFPYIPWLVTGGMLLALIFGALWERTLISTNLLVDPDTPTELKPILLKKEPIGALRIDVNALLPYNQWVTYEIQVKDQQGKVLAAGIKQAWAETGTWAEDGEAGTWAEADLMGGLDIRANQSEPITIALDVLEYSDMAGREIDKPLSFEVTVKNGVVDDRYLWAGLIGSLLIGFLALLSVPSIGKVIINKSNPDSDVVARANCGGENRLLRVVVKVQSDEYSPASFNVRLTINDANGEQLYGRTHLVNVKRSKSDNKVTSGSSALTTFFVLEPRGSYGFHAEVTPDASVDQTRIIVRENARTLFPAKVTTLKSSDA, encoded by the coding sequence ATGTACGCCCAACCTCAGACTCAAACCACGGGTCGGTTTATCGACTGGTTCCCTTATATTCCCTGGCTTGTGACCGGCGGAATGCTCCTCGCCCTGATCTTTGGTGCCCTGTGGGAACGAACCCTCATCTCTACTAATCTGCTGGTAGACCCCGATACTCCCACCGAACTCAAACCGATTCTCTTAAAGAAAGAACCCATCGGTGCATTACGGATTGATGTCAACGCTTTGCTCCCATACAACCAGTGGGTAACTTATGAAATTCAAGTGAAAGATCAGCAGGGAAAGGTTTTAGCGGCTGGTATTAAGCAAGCCTGGGCAGAAACGGGAACTTGGGCAGAAGATGGAGAAGCCGGAACTTGGGCAGAAGCAGACTTGATGGGTGGATTGGATATTCGTGCGAATCAATCAGAGCCTATCACTATTGCCCTCGATGTTTTGGAATATTCTGATATGGCAGGGAGGGAAATTGATAAACCTCTCTCGTTTGAAGTGACTGTTAAAAATGGGGTCGTCGATGATCGCTATCTCTGGGCGGGGTTGATAGGTAGCTTGCTGATAGGTTTTTTGGCGCTGTTATCTGTGCCTTCTATTGGCAAAGTTATCATTAACAAATCCAACCCTGATAGCGATGTTGTTGCACGTGCAAACTGTGGGGGTGAGAACCGTCTTTTGCGGGTTGTGGTCAAAGTGCAATCAGACGAATACTCACCTGCTAGCTTCAATGTGCGGCTCACCATCAATGATGCCAACGGTGAGCAGCTTTATGGACGAACTCATTTAGTGAATGTCAAGCGGTCTAAAAGTGATAACAAGGTTACCTCTGGCAGCAGTGCACTCACGACGTTTTTTGTTTTGGAGCCTCGAGGTTCTTACGGCTTTCATGCTGAAGTCACGCCAGATGCATCGGTTGATCAGACTCGCATTATTGTGCGCGAAAATGCCCGTACTCTGTTTCCAGCTAAAGTTACTACCTTGAAATCATCGGATGCTTAG
- a CDS encoding cytosine deaminase-like metal-dependent hydrolase (IMG reference gene:2510095970~PFAM: Amidohydrolase family) — protein sequence MAIVIKDGYVLTGDREQPCFQRASLLIKGDSIAAIVPDIADIPEANALDVEVIDASRSLVLPGFVNAHMHSNESFEQGAYDRLPLELWLLHKYPPLITPPLTKDDQYLRTMLCAIRSIKSGVTSIQDDVINYGSLDVIAGACAAYRDAGLRAWVTADMGDRQFLEPLPWLDELMPTDLKQELAAIPNPHWQEQIALFEQAYADWHGVDDRIRMILGPVGPQWCSTELLQAVTEISQARDLPVHMHCLETKTQAVTAEWLYGKPVIKYLHEIGFLTPRVTLNHAIWLSDREIELLGKHHCSITHNPLSNLKLGSGICQVRKLLKAGVNVELGTDGVCTSDTADIFTALSAAALLHRIGTFNYDEWITAEEAYFMATIAGAYSGLMQSEVGSLAVGKKADVILVDRYHWGLIPLNHPLKQLAFSTTSDAVQTSIINGRIVMRDRVLTLVDEAALNQEISEVAEYYLRELFPKMTAIAQRYEPYFRAIYERATESEIPTHITSVHFGETEKMKSKSIQDEV from the coding sequence GTGGCAATTGTGATTAAAGATGGATATGTTTTGACGGGCGATCGCGAGCAACCTTGTTTCCAACGCGCCAGTCTTTTGATTAAAGGTGATAGCATTGCAGCGATCGTGCCTGATATTGCAGACATTCCAGAAGCCAATGCTCTGGATGTAGAAGTAATCGATGCTAGCCGTAGCCTTGTGTTGCCAGGGTTTGTTAATGCTCACATGCATTCAAACGAAAGCTTTGAGCAGGGTGCATATGACAGGTTACCGTTGGAATTATGGCTGTTGCACAAGTATCCGCCGTTGATCACGCCGCCCCTGACGAAAGATGATCAGTATTTGCGAACGATGCTGTGTGCTATTCGTTCCATTAAATCAGGAGTAACTAGCATTCAGGATGACGTGATTAATTACGGTAGCCTGGATGTCATTGCGGGAGCCTGTGCTGCCTACCGAGATGCGGGACTGCGTGCCTGGGTCACGGCGGATATGGGCGATCGCCAGTTTTTAGAACCATTGCCCTGGCTGGATGAACTAATGCCAACCGACCTGAAACAAGAACTGGCAGCAATTCCTAATCCGCATTGGCAGGAGCAAATTGCTTTATTTGAACAAGCCTACGCCGATTGGCATGGCGTTGATGATCGGATTCGCATGATTCTTGGTCCAGTGGGACCGCAATGGTGCTCCACAGAGTTGTTGCAAGCAGTAACTGAGATCTCTCAGGCAAGAGATTTACCCGTTCATATGCATTGCCTAGAAACCAAAACACAAGCAGTTACAGCAGAGTGGCTCTATGGCAAACCTGTGATTAAATATCTGCATGAGATTGGATTCTTAACACCGCGAGTCACGCTCAACCATGCCATTTGGCTTAGTGATCGCGAAATCGAACTCTTAGGCAAACATCATTGTTCCATCACCCATAACCCGCTCAGTAATCTGAAACTGGGTAGCGGTATTTGTCAGGTTCGCAAATTGCTAAAAGCAGGGGTAAATGTGGAACTGGGTACCGACGGTGTGTGTACTTCTGATACTGCGGATATTTTTACGGCATTAAGTGCGGCGGCGTTGCTGCACCGGATTGGCACGTTTAACTATGATGAGTGGATCACTGCTGAAGAAGCCTACTTTATGGCAACCATCGCAGGTGCTTATTCTGGATTGATGCAATCCGAGGTGGGCAGTTTGGCGGTGGGTAAAAAAGCGGACGTGATTTTGGTAGATCGCTACCATTGGGGTTTAATTCCGCTCAACCACCCACTCAAGCAACTGGCATTTTCAACCACGTCAGATGCTGTGCAAACATCAATCATCAATGGACGAATCGTAATGCGCGATCGCGTTCTGACGTTGGTTGACGAAGCTGCCCTGAATCAGGAAATTTCTGAGGTTGCCGAATATTATCTCAGAGAGTTGTTTCCAAAAATGACTGCGATCGCGCAACGCTATGAACCCTACTTTAGAGCAATTTATGAACGGGCAACTGAGTCAGAGATTCCAACTCATATCACTTCTGTGCATTTTGGAGAGACAGAGAAAATGAAGAGCAAGAGTATACAGGATGAGGTGTAG